In Neorhodopirellula lusitana, the following are encoded in one genomic region:
- a CDS encoding TIGR03009 domain-containing protein: MMRLSQFSQSALRLSSQKRVIVATLLALVVGIVLLPASRVAAQQAGVPGGVPPVNPNAAPFAPLSAAEQQRLDAMLTAWETQSNGTKTLECQFQRWHYDLFAAPAGVHAEKSRGVIKYASPDRGLFKVDQKLTFDGMKEGKPQYSEKPGQFGEHWVCNGEELLEFDHSKKECKIQQLPPDMRGQKIFESPLPFVFNLDAKQIKERYWVRQVQAPKPGMMLIEAYPKRQEDRAQYKLVQIALSQDTFLPEALLMYAPNFNIKTAPKWDHYEFVDIKRNSISQGLLNRFMKTFIDEKPPTDWKVFRNAYHPPGPPQMAERPTAQPLSNQR, encoded by the coding sequence ATGATGCGTTTGAGTCAGTTCAGTCAGTCAGCATTGAGGCTATCCAGCCAAAAACGTGTGATTGTCGCCACCTTATTGGCCCTCGTTGTCGGAATTGTGTTGTTGCCCGCAAGCCGAGTTGCCGCACAACAAGCCGGTGTCCCCGGCGGTGTTCCACCAGTGAATCCCAACGCGGCCCCATTCGCACCACTCAGTGCGGCGGAACAGCAACGCTTGGATGCGATGTTGACGGCTTGGGAAACGCAAAGCAACGGAACGAAAACACTGGAATGCCAGTTCCAACGCTGGCACTACGATTTATTCGCAGCTCCGGCAGGTGTTCATGCTGAAAAGTCACGCGGCGTTATCAAGTACGCTTCGCCAGACCGAGGTCTCTTCAAAGTGGACCAGAAACTGACTTTCGACGGCATGAAAGAAGGCAAGCCACAATACAGCGAAAAGCCCGGCCAGTTCGGTGAGCACTGGGTGTGCAACGGCGAAGAGTTGTTGGAGTTTGATCACAGCAAGAAAGAGTGCAAAATTCAGCAGTTGCCGCCGGACATGCGAGGCCAGAAAATCTTTGAAAGCCCGCTTCCATTCGTGTTCAACTTGGACGCCAAACAAATCAAAGAACGTTACTGGGTTCGTCAGGTCCAGGCTCCTAAGCCGGGCATGATGTTGATCGAAGCCTACCCAAAGCGTCAAGAAGATCGTGCCCAGTACAAGTTGGTGCAGATCGCACTGAGCCAAGACACGTTCTTGCCTGAAGCGCTTCTGATGTACGCTCCCAATTTCAACATCAAGACGGCACCGAAGTGGGATCACTATGAGTTCGTTGACATCAAACGCAACTCGATTTCCCAGGGCTTGTTAAATCGATTCATGAAGACGTTCATCGACGAAAAGCCGCCGACCGATTGGAAGGTGTTTCGCAACGCGTATCATCCGCCTGGACCCCCGCAAATGGCTGAGCGTCCTACCGCTCAACCGCTGTCCAACCAACGGTAG